Proteins encoded by one window of Arachis hypogaea cultivar Tifrunner chromosome 1, arahy.Tifrunner.gnm2.J5K5, whole genome shotgun sequence:
- the LOC112709984 gene encoding protein IMPAIRED IN BABA-INDUCED STERILITY 1 has translation MGCVVVKQGVSVTPAGDHSAEDDKRRNNTDSTSRKSELSDSSSFRLVGNLQKYVEGEQAAAGWPAWLSSVAAEAIQGWVPLRADAFEKLEKIGQGTYSSVFRAKELETGKIVALKKVRFDNFEPESVRFMAREIMILRRLDHPNIIKLEGLITSRLSCSIYLVFEYMQHDITGLLSRPEIKFSESQIKCYMKQLLSGLEHCHSKGVMHRDIKGSNLLVNDEGILKVADFGLANWCNSGNNKQPLTSRVVTLWYRPPELLLGSTDYSPSVDLWSVGCVFAELLIGKPILQGRTEVEQLHKIFKLCGSPPDDYWKKTKLPHATLFKPQQPYDSSLWETFKDLPATSINVLQTLLSVEPSKRGTATSALSSEYFKTKPYACDPSSMPIYPPSKEIDAKHQEESKRKKISGRACRAESRKPSRKPLALSKLAPAEDLTSQIQTSQRQKVDDSSCQVLKEENIDIDEEAPKLSSDKPQEQDGSHMKDETKVDIPFPGPLQVSKSSGFAWAKRRKDDTSIRAHSRSISRGHLYNSLETSTVTSRNNSESRNYENKEFCGGRSNSRGRDLLEISKLVMQNQWNKFDRPDSFDTSDEYHSQELSMTLYHREDSLSKRSNLSSQDQGDTVDFSGPLISQMHTVDEILERHERHIRRTVRRSWFQKDKKNGK, from the exons ATGGGCTGCGTGGTGGTCAAGCAAGGGGTGTCCGTCACGCCGGCGGGGGACCACTCGGCGGAGGACGACAAGAGGAGGAACAACACTGACTCAACGAGTCGGAAGAGCGAGTTGAGTGACTCCTCCAGCTTCAGGCTGGTCGGCAATTTGCAAAAGTACGTCGAAGGTGAGCAGGCGGCCGCCGGTTGGCCCGCTTGGCTTAGCTCCGTCGCCGCTGAGGCCATTCAGGGTTGGGTTCCCCTCCGTGCTGATGCATTTGAGAAGCTTGAGAAG ATTGGGCAGGGTACATATAGTAGTGTTTTCAGAGCAAAGGAGCTTGAGACTGGGAAGATAGTGGCTCTGAAGAAGGTCAGGTTTGACAATTTCGAGCCAGAGAGCGTCCGGTTTATGGCGCGGGAGATAATGATTCTAAGAAGGCTTGATCATCCCAACATCATCAAATTGGAGGGCTTGATTACTTCCAGGTTGTCTTGTAGCATCTACCTTGTGTTTGAGTACATGCAACATGACATCACAGGGCTATTGTCTAGACCAGAAATCAAGTTTAGTGAATCACAG ATTAAATGCTACATGAAACAGTTGTTATCTGGTCTTGAGCATTGTCACTCGAAGGGTGTGATGCACCGAGACATCAAGGGATCGAATCTTTTGGTGAATGATGAAGGCATATTGAAGGTGGCAGATTTTGGATTGGCAAACTGGTGCAATTCAGGAAACAACAAGCAGCCCCTCACAAGTCGTGTTGTCACCTTGTGGTACCGTCCGCCGGAACTCTTGCTCGGCTCGACAGATTATAGCCCATCTGTGGATCTCTGGAGTGTTGGCTGTGTATTTGCAGAGCTACTTATTGGAAAGCCTATACTTCAGGGAAGAACTGAG GTTGAACAATTGCATAAAATCTTCAAGCTCTGCGGCTCTCCACCTGATGACTACTGGAAAAAGACCAAACTTCCTCATGCAACTTTGTTCAAGCCACAACAACCATACGATAGTAGCCTCTGGGAGACGTTTAAAGATTTGCCTGCGACCAGCATAAATGTGCTACAAACGCTTCTTTCTGTCGAACCGAGCAAACGTGGGACTGCCACATCTGCTCTCTCATCAGAG TACTTCAAAACAAAACCATATGCATGTGATCCATCAAGCATGCCAATATACCCACCTAGCAAGGAGATTGACGCAAAGCACCAGGAGGAGTCAAAAAG GAAAAAGATTAGCGGCCGAGCTTGTAGAGCAGAATCACGAAAACCATCAAGAAAGCCACTAGCACTCAGTAAATTAGCCCCAGCTGAG GATTTGACAAGTCAAATTCAAACTTCCCAAAGACAAAAAGTTGATGATAGCTCTTGCCAAGTCCTTAAAGAAGAGAACATTGACATAGATGAGGAGGCACCAAAGCTATCTAGTGATAAACCACAAGAACAAGATGGTTCCCATATGAAGGATGAAACAAAAGTAGATATTCCCTTTCCAGGACCATTGCAAGTTTCAAAATCAAGTGGCTTTGCATGGGCGAAAAGGCGTAAAGATGACACCTCAATTAGAGCACATTCTCGATCAATTTCAAGAGGGCACTTGTATAATTCCTTAGAAACTTCGACAGTAACTTCAAGGAATAATTCTGAATCCAGAAACTATGAAAACAAGGAATTCTGTGGAGGTCGCTCCAACTCTAGGGGCCGTGATCTACTTGAAATTTCTAAGCTTGTAATGCAGAACCAGTGGAATAAGTTTGATCGTCCCGACTCATTTGATACTTCTGATGAGTACCATTCACAAGAACTATCTATGACACTTTATCACAGAGAAGACTCATTATCCAAGAGAAGTAACCTG AGTTCACAGGACCAAGGAGACACAGTTGATTTTTCAGGACCCTTAATATCTCAAATGCACACCGTCGATGAGATCTTAGAAAGACATGAGCGACACATACGGCGTACTGTCCGGCGATCCTGGTTTCAGAAAG ATAAGAAGAATGGGAAGTAA